In Leifsonia sp. AK011, the genomic stretch TCGACGTCGAACTTGCGGGCAGCACTCGAGCCGAGGTCGCCCGCGGCAACGTCGATCACGCGGTAGCTGAGCCCGCACGCCTGCAGCATCGACTCCTGGAAGCTCAGCAGACGCTCGTGCTCGGTCTCGGCATCCTCCGGGAGCACGTAGCTGAACATCTCGAGCTTGTTGAACTGGTGCACACGAAGGATGCCGCGGTTGTCCTTGCCCGCAGAGCCAGCCTCGCGGCGGTAGCAGGTCGACCACCCGGCGTAGCGCAGGGGGCCGTCGCTCAGGTCGAGGATCTCGTCGGAGTGGTAACCGGCGAGCGCCACCTCGCTCGTGCCCGTGAGGTAGAGGTCGTCGTCCTTGTCGAGGTGGTAGACCTCGTCGGCGTGCTCACCCAGGAACCCGGTGCCCGCCATGATCTCCGGGCGCACGAGCGTCGGGGTGATGAGCGGCGTGAAGTCGTGCTTGAGGGCCGTATCGAGACCGAGGTTCATGAGCGCGATCTCGAGGCGCGCGCCTAGGCCCTTCAAGAAGTAGAAGCGACTGCCGGAGACCTTCACACCGCGGGCGATGTCGATCGCGTCGAGGAGCTCGCCGATCTCGGCGTGGTCCCGCGGCTCGAAGTCGAACTGCGCCGGGGTGCCGTGCTCACGCAGGAGCACCCAGTCATCCTCGCCGCCGGCCGGGACGCCGTCGATGGTGACGTTGCCGATCGAGCCCGCGAGCTTCGTGAACTCGAGTTCTGCATCCGTCGCCGCCTGCTGCGCGGCCTTCACGCGGGCGGCGAGCTCCTGGGCCTGCGCGACGAGCTCCTTCTTCTCCTCCTTAGGGGCCGCAGCCACCGTCTTGCCGAAGAGATTCTGCTCCGCGCGGAGGGTCTCGAATTCGTTGATCGACGCTCGTCGGGATGCATCGGCGGCCACCGCCTTGTCCACAAGGTCGACGGACGCGCCTCGTGAGGCCTGCGAACGGCGAACGGCATCCGGATTCTCGCGCAACAACTGGGGGTCGATCACCACCCCAGCCTACCCAGCGAGGCACTAGCGTTAGCACGTGACGAACCCCGGGAAACCAGATGCCAAGCCCATCGCTGCAGTCATCTACAACCCGATCAAGGTGGATGCCGAGAAGCTCAAGACCGCCGTCATCGACGCCGCGACAGCCGCAGGGTGGGGCAACACGCTGTGGTTCGAGACGACGGAAGAGGACACCGGCCAGGGTGTGACCGGTTCCGCGCTGCGCCGTGGTGCGTCCGTGGTGCTCGCAGCGGGTGGGGATGGCACGGTGCGAGCCGTCGCCGAGGCGCTGCGTGACACGGGCATCCCGCTCGTCATCGTCGCGTCCGGCACCGGCAACCTGCTGGCGCGCAACCTCGAGCTGCCGCTCACCGACATGGAGACTGCGGTGGCCGCCGCCTTCACGGGCAAGGACCGCGTCATCGATCTCGGCATCTCGGAGATCACGCGAGCGGACGGGTCGACGGAGGAGCACGCGTTTCTCGTGATGGCGGGCCTCGGCCTCGACGCCAAGATGATCAAGAACACCTCGACGAAGCTCAAGAAGGCCGTCGGCTGGCTCGCCTACATCGACGGCATCGCGCGGTCACTCCCCGAGCTCAAGCCGGTGCGCCTCACCTACTCGCTTGACGGCAAGCCCACTCGCACCATGAGCGTCCACACCATTCTCATCGGCAACTGCGGCGTGCTCCCCGGCGGACTGCTCCTCATGCCGGAGGCCAAACCAGACGACGGCATCCTCGACGTTGCTGCGCTGCGCCCGCGTGGCCCGTTCGGCTGGGCCCAGGTGTGGCGCAAGGTCGCGTGGGAGAACGGCGTGCTGCGAAAGTCCAAGGTCGGCCGCAAGATCATCGACCTCTCCGCCGACGTGAAGGATGTCGCGTACTTCACCACCCGCGACATGACGATGACCGTGGAGCACCCGCAGGAGTTCCAGCTCGACGGCGACGAGTTCGGCGAGGCCCTCACCGTGCACGTCTCGGTGGACCCGGGTGCCCTCACGGTGCGAGTGCCCGCGGGCTCCTAGCCCGGCGCCCCCCAGTGCTCCTTCCACCCCACTGACGCCGAGTGTTCCGATATGGCTGTCATTTGAGCTGAAATAGCAGCCATATCGGAACACTCGGCGTCTCTGTGGAGAGTTTCAGCAGGGGCACTCGCAGGTTCAGGCATGGTTTCGGGATGCACGAACCCCGGCCACTTCCCCCTGCGGTGGGTGGCATCTTCACGACGGGAGAGGGTTACCAGGCTGGCGCAACCCGGGGTCGATTGCGGTCCCGTGACCTGGATGTCTCAGTCCACGGCGTGCGGCGGTCAGCCATTGAGGATGCCACGTTCCTCGACCATTGCCGGATGCTTCTCCGGCGTGCGCCCGGGCACGCCTTCCTCAGCCACTCGACCGCCGCGCTCGTCTGGGGCGCGCCATTGCCGTGGACACTCGAAGCGGACCGTCGCATCCACATCGGCGTCCCGGCGCCGTCGGCGCGCTTGCACTCGCGCGGCGTTGTGGGGCATCAGATGCACATCGAGCCGTACGACGTCACGGAGTGGGGAGGCGTGCCCGTGACATCCCCGGCTCGCACGTGGTTCGACCTGGCGAGCATCCTCCGCCTCGACGACCTGGTAGCTGTCGGGGACTACCTCATCAATCGAGCCGCACCCTTCGTCGATCGGGTCGAGCTTGCTCGCCTCCTGGCGCGATCAGAGGGGCACCGGGGCATCCGCGCAGCCCGCGAAGCGCTCGGCTTGCTCAGCGAGCGGGCGGAATCACGGCCGGAGTCACGTTTGAGGGTGCTGCTCGTGACGTCGGGACTGCCCGCTCCGGAGATCAACCACCCCCTCGTCAACACGGAGACGGGGCGCCAGGTTCGGCCGGATTTCCTGTTCCGCGACCAGATGGTGATCCTCGAGTACCAGGGCGATTACCACCGCACGCGGTCACAGTGGCGCAAGGACATGACGCGTCGGGCGAGGCTGGAGGCTCAGGGCTGGAAGGTCATGGAGCTCAATGCGGACGACCTCCACGATCCCGCCGAGCTCCTGGCGCGCATCCGGGCGCTCTTCCGACGCTGAGTGTTCCGATATGGCTGCTATTTCAGCTCAAATGACAGCCATATCGGAACACTCGGCGGGGGGGGTGACACCAGAGCAAGGGTGGCAGGTGGCGCCCGTGCTAGTCCGGCTCGCCGGAGAGGAGGCCGCGCAGCCAGTCGCGGGCGTCGACGAAGGAGTCGTTGCCGTAGCGCGGCGACACGGTGATGGGCTGCTTGTCGGCACGCGGGTAGCTGCCCAAGAAGATCACGTTGGGTGAGAAGCGCTTCAGACCGAGCAGAGCGTCAGCGACGCGTTCGTCCAGGATGTGGCCGTCCAGGTCGATCACGAAGCGGTACCGTCCCAGCGCGTCACCGATGGGCCGCGACTCGAGGAGCGACATGTTGACGCCCCGGGTGGCGAACTGCTCGAGCATCTCGAGGAGGCGTCCGGCCGTGTCATCCGGCAGTTCCGCGATGATCGACGTCTTGTCGGAGCCCGTCGGCCTCGGCAGCGCGGTCGCGTCCGACACGAGCGAGACGAGAACGAAGCGCGTGACCGCGTTGGGGTTGTCGCCGATCCCCTCGGCGAGCACGGTGAGGTCGTGGTAGTCGGTGATTCCGGGGGGCGCGACCGCGGCATCCGCGAGCGAACCGTCGAGAAGGGATGCCGCGGCAGCCACATTCGACGTCGACGGAATGTGCCCGTGCCCCACCAAATTGGCCTCCAGCCACTTGTGGGTCTGGGAGTACGCGACCGGATGCGCGTTGACGACCTTCACATCGGCGAGGGTCGTGCCGTGCCGGGCGACGAGCACGAAGTTCACCGGCACGAGGTACTCGCCGATGATGCGCAGGCCGGGGATCGTCGCGAGCGCATCCTGGGTGGCACTGACTCCACCCTCGATGGAGTTCTCGATCGCGATCATGGCCGCGACGCTGCGCCCTGAGACCACATCGTCGAGGGCCTCGCCGACGTTGTTCACCGCGCGCCACGGCTTTCCGACCGCCTCGGGGACCTGCTTGAGTGCAGCCTCGGTGAAGGTACCAGCGGGGCCGAGGTAGGAGTAGGTCTCGTCGGCGGGCATGGTCATGAGTTTATGGCCAGCCTGCCGAGCCAGCTGTCTAGCAGCGCTCGTTCCGCGGGATCCAGATTCGTGGGCGGAGCGGCCGCGAGCGCCGCCTGGAGGGTGATGGCGGCGTGCCCGATTCCGTCGGCTGCGCGGTCCCGGTCGAGCACGAGCACGGAGGCGAAGACCGTCTCACGGGCGAGTGGGCTCAGCGTCGCGGCATCCAGCGCGGGCTGACGGATCAGTTGGAGCGTGAGACCCACGTTGGCGGCGAGGATGATCTCCGCGGCGGCGGCGACCGGCATGAGGAGGAGGCCCGCTGCCGCGGCTGCATCGAGTTTCTCGGCGAGCAGGTCACGCGCTTCCGCTGCCGGCCCCGGGAGTACACCGGGTCGCACCTGCCCGAACATGAGGGCGTAGTGCGATGGGTGCGTGATCCCCCATTCGGTGTGACCGTCCCATCCGCGCCGGAGGTCCGTGATGGGATCGCCCGTCGACTCGAGGGCGCGCTTCGAGTCGAGGTAGTCCCCGAAACCCTGGCCGATGACGGCGTCGAGCAGGCCCGCCCGGTCACCGAAGTAGTGATACAGCGTCGGGGCGGTGACTCCCGCGGCCTCACAGATCGCCCGGGTGGACACGTCCGGCCCACGCTCGGCGAGCAAGCGTGCCGCTTCGGCGAGGAGCGTCTCCCGCTTGCCAAGCTTTTCCATGGTGCTATATTAGCTCGTATAACAGCGCTATAGAAAGGCCGTCATGAGTACACGAGTTGCCATCGTCACGGGAGGATCACGCGGGATCGGTCGAGCCGTCGCCCAGAGACTCGCCGCGGACGGATGCCGCGTGGTGGTCGCCTACGCGAGCAACGACGCCGAGGCATCCGCCACTGTGGAATCGATCGCCGCGGCAGGGGGTGAAGCGATCGCCGTCCGCACGGACGTCGCCGACGAGGGCGCAGTCGATGAACTCTTCGCCACGGCATCCGACCGGTTCGGTGGCGTGGACGTCGTCGTCAATGCCGCCGGTGTCATGAAGCTCTCCCCGATCGCCGACCTCGACCTCGACGACTTCGATCGGATGGTTCGCACCAACCTGCGCGGCACCGTCGTCGTGTCCCGTGCCGCTGCACGACACGTTCGCGCCGGAGGGGCCATCCTCAACTTCTCCACGAGCATCACCCGCACCTCCCTGGCCGCCTACGGCGCGTACGCGGCGACCAAGGCGGCCGTCGAAGCCCTCGGCCTCATCCTCGCCAGGGAACTCGCGGGCCGCGACATCACCGTGAACACGATCGCCCCCGGACCCACGGCGACGGAACTCTTCCTCACCGGCAAGGACAACGCGCTCATCGAGAGGCTGGCCGCAGCGAACCCCATGAACCGGCTGGGAAAGCCGGAGGACATCGCCGAGGTCGTCTCCGCGCTGGCGGGTGACGCACGATGGATCAACGGACAAGTGATCTTCGCCAACGGAGGTATGGCCTGATGACCGAACTCGCAGCACCCATCGCACGCATGATCGCCGCGACCAATGCCGGCGACACCGAGGCGTTCCTCGACTGCTTCACCGACGACGCGTACCTCGAGGACTGGGGCCGCGGTTTCCATGGGCGGGAGGGCCTCGCATCGTGGAACCGCACCGACAACATCGGCAAGAACGCGCACTTCGAGACCCTCGGCGTCACGGGCGACGAAAGGCACCAGGTGGTCACCATCGTCGTCACCGGCGGCGGTTACAACGGCACGGGCCCGATCGAGTTCGAGGTGCGAGATGACCGCATTTCGCGCCTCATCATCGCTGCCGAGTAGCTCTCCACCTGCCAGACTGGTCGGCATGAACGATCGCGCAGGGCAGCCGGCCGCAGCATCCGACCTCATCAACGTGCACGAGCTCGTGCAGGCCTACTTCGACAGGGTTCCGGATGTCACGATCCCGGAGCAGCGCGTCGTCTTCGGCACGAGCGGCCACCGTGGCTCGTCCCTCGATACGGCCTTCAACGAAACCCACATCGCGGCCATCACCCAGGCGATCGTCGAGTACCGGGCGAGCCAGGGCATCACGGGCCCGCTGTTCATCGGCAGCGACACCCACGGGTTGTCGCGCCCCGCGCAGACGACGGCCCTCGAGGTGCTCGGTGCCAATGGCGTGCGTGCGCTCGTGGACGAGTTCGACGACTACGTGCCGACCCCCGCGCTGAGCCACGCGATCATCGCGTACAACGCCGACCCTTCAAGAGCCTCAGGGGTTTCGACAGGCTCAACCAGCAGTGCGCAAGCCGACGGCATCGTCATCACACCGAGCCACAACCCGCCGCGTGACGGCGGCTTCAAGTACAACCCCCCGCACGGCGGCCCAGCCGACAGTGACGCGACCGGCTGGATCGCCAACCGGGCGAACGAGATCATCGAGGCCGGCAGCGTCGACGTGAAGCGCGCAGAACCGTCGCAGGTCGAGACCTACGACTTCCGTGGCGCGTACGTCGATGACCTCGCGAACATCATCGACATGGACGCGATCGCGAAGGCCGGCCTCCGCATCGGCGCAGACCCGCTGGGCGGCGCGAGCGTCAACTACTGGGCCCTGATCGCCGAGAAGTACCAGCTGGACGGCAAGGACGGCCGCAGCAGCCTCACCGTCGTCAACCCGCTCGTCGACCCCGCGTGGGCGTTCATGACCCTCGACTGGGACGGCAAGATCCGCATGGACCCGTCGTCGCGGAGCGCGATGGCCTCGGTCGTCGCGCAGGCCGGGGACTTCGACATCCTCACGGGCAACGACGCCGACGCCGACCGTCACGGCATCGTCACCCCCGACGGTGGCCTCATGAACCCCAACCACTTCCTCGCGGTCGCGATCCAGTACCTCTACACGCATCGCCCCGGCTGGCGCGCGGATGCGGCGATCGGCAAGACGCTCGTGTCGAGCTCGATGATCGACCGGGTCGCGGCATCCCTCGGTCGCACGCTGTGGGAGGTGCCCGTCGGATTCAAGTGGTTCGTTCCGGGCCTCGTCGACGGCAGCGTCGGGTTCGGTGGCGAGGAGAGTGCGGGCGCGAGCTTCCTGCGCATGGATGGTACGGCCTGGACGACCGACAAGGACGGCATCCTGCTCGCCCTGCTCGCGAGCGAGATCCGCGCGGTGACAGGCAAGTCGCCGTCGCAGCTCTACGCGGAACTCGTCGAGCAGTTCGGCGACCCCGCCTACGAGCGCATCGACGCCGCGGCATCCAAGGAGCAGAAGGCGCGCCTCGGCAAGCTGAGTGGGGATGCCATCACCGCGACCGAGCTCGCCGGCGAGGCGATCACGGCCAAGCTCTCGCACGCGCCGGGTAATGGTGCAGCGATCGGCGGCCTGAAAGTCACAACCGAGAACGCCTGGTTCGCGGCCCGCCCGAGCGGCACGGAGGACGTCTACAAGATCTACGCGGAGTCGTTCCTCGGCTGGGATCACCTGCGCCAGGTGCAGGCGGAGGCCAAGGCCATCGTGGACGCGGCGCTCCAGGGCTGAGTTTCACGCTGGTTGAGGAGCGACCGCAGGTCGCGTCTCGAAACCGAGCCAACGTGGAGCGTCGGTGGGGTTTCGAGACGGCCGCTTCGCGACCCCCTCAACCAGCGGATGCCGTTCACGCTTCGCGACCTCCTCAACCAGCGGATGCTAGTACGTCGGCGCCGGGGGCAGCCCGAAGAACTCCTCCATCGTCTTCACGCCGGTCGTGTACATCTCGGTGGCGAGCTCCACACCCACGTAGCGCAGGTGGTACGGCTCGTACTCGTAGCCGGTGATGGGCGTCATGCCGTCCTGGTAGCGCACGATGAACCCGAAACGGTGCGCGTTCTCCGCGACCCACGCGGCGTGGGGGGTGTCGCCCCAGCACGGCTCGAGGGCGCAGCCCTGGTCGGGGAGCGCGTTGACGTCGATCGCGAGGCCGGTCTGGTGCTCGCTGTGTCCGGGGCGCGCGCTCGTGAGGTCCGCCGCCTCCTGGCCGAGTCTGGAGACCCACCCGGCGTACACGCCCTCCTGCACGCTGTAGCTGCGGTACGCACTCTGCGCCTGCAGCTCGAGGCCGGTCTCGGCGGTGATCGCGGCGAACATCTGGACCGCCGCATCCGCTGCCGCCTGTCGCAGATACGGCTCGTTCACGTACGGAACAGGCACGGGCACGATGTCCGGCGCCTCGTAGTCGATCACGGTGAGCGGGCGCTGCTTGTTGACGACGACCCAGTAGCTTGCGGGATCGTCGATCGACTGTGCGGACTTGTCGAAGCCCTCGGGGGTCGGCGTCGGGGTTGGGGTGGGCGTCGGCGTGGGAGTAGGAGTCGGCGTGGGGCTGGGCGTCGGCGCGGGCGGCGGTGCGGGCTGCAGCGCCACTACCGCGACCACGATCGCGATGATGGCGACGGCACCCGCGATGCTCGCCACAAGAATCGTTCGACGACGGCGAACCTGTCGCGACGGGCGATTGCGCGGGCGGAGTTCAGACACGCGTCGATCCTAGGCCGGGCCGCCCGGAGCGCAGAGAGCACTACGCGATGCTCCAGATGTAGACCTGGGTCGAGTCGGTGCCCTGCTGGTCGAACGCCTCGTCGACCGAGCGGTACGTCGAGTTGACGTTGTGCCCCACCATCTCGATGCCCGCGTCGTCACTGATGCGCGAGATCACCTGCGAATGGTCGAGCGATCCGTCACCGTCCCAATCGAAGACGATGACGTCGCCGACCTTGGCCCGATCGCGTTCGGAGTAGTCCAGCCTCACGGCGCCGTACTCGGGATGCTCAGCCAACCACTCGTCGAACGACGGCACGTGCACGAACGGGTCGGCCCACTCCTGCTGCGCGTCGTTGAACCACTCTGCCTGCGGCACCCAGCCGCGGGCAACGAGCGTCTGGCTCACGAAGTTCATGCAGTCCCCGCCCCACTCGTTGAAGTTGCCGAAGTAGGCGGTGTTGTAGTCGTCCCAGTGGCGGAAGGCGTACTCGAGCTGCCGGTCGACGGCGGTCGTGGTGACGTAGGTCCACTCGAGATCGGATGCCACCGCGGCATCCCCCGCGAAGACCTCCACCTCGACGGTGCCCGCCTCGTAGTCGGCGGCGTTGGGAACCCGGAGGGTGATCGAGCCGTTCACGACGCGGTCCAGGTCGGCAGCCACACCATCGATCTCGACGGATGTCACGGCCGTGAGCCCACTCCCTGTGATCGTCACCGTCTCCCCGCCGACCAGCGCGCCCTGCGTCGGTTCGAGTGCAGCAACGACGGGGGGCGCGGTCGCAGCAACGGCGCGCGGCGCGCGGTCCGGAGGTGTGATGAGCGCGTTGGCGGCGAGCAGCCCCGCAATGGCGGCAGCGGCGTACGCGGAGGGGAGGAGGGGCGCGAGAACCTGCATCCCCCCTCACGCTACGGCGTCACCCTACGGACACGCTGTGGACGTTTACATGTTGCCTGCGCAGGGTGTAAGTTTGCAGTCTACGCAATCTTTCAGGAGTACATCTATGTCCAGCACCACCTCGCGCGGCAAGCAGCAGGCCCAGGCCATCGCTGATGCCGGCGGCGTCATGACCCACCGGCAGATCCTGCTGGTGATCGCCGGGCTCATGGCCGGCATGTTCCTCTCGTCGCTCGACCAGACGATCGTCGGAACCTCCATGCGCACCATCGCCGACGACCTCGACGGCCTGAGCCTCCAGGCCTGGGTCACGACCGCGTACCTCATCACCTCGACCATCGCCACGCCCATCTACGGCAAGCTCAGCGACATCTTCGGCCGCCGGCCGCTCTTCATCATCGCGATCGTGATCTTCCTCGTCGGATCCATCGCGGCGGGCTTCGCTGGATCGATGTACCAGCTCGCGATCTTCCGTGCGCTGCAGGGGCTCGGTGCTGGCGGACTGCTCGCACTTCCGCTCGCGATCATGGGTGACATCCTCGCCCCGCGCGAGCGCGCGAAGTACCAGGGCTACTTCCTCGCCGTCTTCGGCATCTCGAGCGTCGTCGGCCCGCTCATCGGCGGCCTGCTCTCCGGAACGCCCGAGATCCTGTTCGTCACGGGATGGCGCTGGGTCTTCCTGATCAACCTGCCGATCGGCATCATCGCCCTCGCCGTCGTCACGCGGTTCCTGCACATCCCGCACACCCGCCGCAAAGTTCGGATCGACTGGTGGGGTGCCGCCACCGTCGTGCTCGCGCTCGTTCCGCTGCTGCTCGTGGCCGAGCAGGGTCGCGAGTGGGGCTGGGACTCGATCGGTGCCTTCGTCTGCTACGGCCTCGGCGCGATCGGTATCGCCGCGTTCATCCTCAGCGAGAAGCTCATGGGCGACGACGCGCTCATCCCGCTCAAGCTCTTCAAGAACGCGACCTTCTCGATGGCGACCGTGCTCGGTGTGCTCGTCGGCTTCGGCATGTTCGGCGCGATGATGACCATCCCGCTCTACTACCAGCTCGTCTCCGGGGCGACCCCGACCGAGAGCGGCTTCCTCATGCTCCCGATGATCCTCGGCCTCATGATCTCCTCGATCGTGAGCGGCCAGATCATCTCGCGCACGGGCAAGTACGCGATCTTCCCCAAGACGGGCACGGCCCTCATGGTCGTCGGATTCTTCTGGCTCACCTTCCTCACGGTCGACAAGCCCGTGATCTGGATGATGATCGGAACCTTCTTCATCGGTCTCGGCCTCGGCCAGCTCATGCAGACGCTTACGATCGCGTCGCAGAACTCGGTCGGCCCACGCGACATCGGCGTGGCCACGAGCTCGTCGACGTTCTTCCGCCAGATCGGTGGAACGCTGGGTGTCGCGGTGCTGTTCTCGGTGCTCTTCACGCGCATCCCGGAGACGATCGCCGCGGCCTTTGCGAGCGCGGGCGTCAAGAAGGATCTCGCCGCGGCCCTCGCCGACCCGAACGTCGTCGCGGACCCCGCTAACAAGGGCATCCTCGATCTGCTGCAGCAGGGTCAGAACGGCGGCTCGCTCGGTGACTCGCTCAACGGGGACACGTCGTTCCTGAACGGGGCAGACCCGCGCCTGTCCGCCCCGTTCCTCGACGGCTTCAACAACGCGACGGTGACCGTGTACTGGGTTGCCCTCGCGGTCGTCGCCGTGGCCTTCATCCTGTCGTGGTTCCTCCGCCCCGCACCGCTTCGCCAGAAGTCGGCACTGCAAGAGGCTGCCGACGACGAGGCCGCCGTCCAGGCCGATCTCGCCGCCGCATCGACCGCCTCGCTCATCGCTCCGGTGGCCGCCGAGACGTCTGAAGCGGCGGGCGGTACGACCACCGCGACGGACTCGGCGGACTCGAAGCCGTAACCCGCCCGGAACGGGGTACCTTGGCACGACAACGACGTACCAGGGAGCAAGCCGATGTCCAAGAGTTCTCAACGTAAGCAGCGCGCGTTGCGGCGGGGCGAGGGCAGCACCACGACGACCGAAAGGCGCGTGGATGCCACCCCCGCCGCCGCGCGCACAGCCGACGTGACGGGGGCTGCCGTGGCATCCGCGGCCCCCCTCATGACGCGCCGCCAGATCCTCCTCGTGATCGCGGGACTCATGGCCGGCGTGTTCCTGTCGTCCCTCGACCAGACGATCGTGAGCACGTCGATGCGCACGATCGCCGACGACCTCGACGGGCTGAGCCTGCAGGCCTGGGTCGCCACCGCGTACCTCATCACGTCGACGATCAGCACGCCGATCTACGGCAAGCTCAGCGACATCTTCGGTCGGCGCCTGCCGCTCATCTCCGCCATCCTGGTGTTCCTCGTCGGGTCGATCCTCGCGGGATTCGCTGGCTCGATGTACGACCTCGCGATCTTCCGCGCCATCCAGGGGCTCGGAGCGGGAGGCCTCATCGCGCTGCCGCTGGCGATCATGGGTGACCTGCTGCCGCCCCGTGAGCGCGCGAAGGCGCAGGGCTACTTCCTCGCCGTCTTCGGCCTCTCGAGCGTCGCGGGGCCGCTCCTCGGCGGCCTGTTCGCCGGCACGCCCGAGATCCTGGGTGTTGACGGCTGGCGCTGGGTGTTCCTGCTCAACCTGCCCGTGGGGCTCGTGGCTCTCGGGCTCGTGCTGCGGTTCCTTCACCTGCCCAAGACGCGGCGGCGCGTGCGCATCGACTGGCTGGGGGCCACCGCGGTCATCGTCGCCCTCGTCCCGCTCCTGCTGATCGCGGAGTCCGGTCGCGACTGGGGCTGGGCGTCCCCCGCCGCTCTCGCCTGCTACGCGCTCGGTGTTGTGGGCATCATCGCCTTCATCCTCATCGAGAAGCGCATGGGCGACGACGCTCTCATCCCTCTGGGGCTGTTCCGCAACGACACCTTCAGGATGGCGACCATCCTCGGTGTCTTCGTCGGCTTCGGCATGTTCGGGTCGATGCTCACCGCCCCGCTGTACCTCCAGATCGTCAACGGCTCGAACCCCGTGGTGAGCGGCCTGCAGATGCTGCCGATGCTCATCGGCCTCATGACCGCCTCGATCGTCACCGGGCAGATTATCGGCCGCACGGGTCGCTACGGCATCTTCTTCCGGACGGGCACCGCCTCCCTCGCTCTCGGGTTCCTCTGGCTGACCTTCCTCACGGCAGACAAACCGGCGGCGTGGATGATGGTCGGCACGTTCATCATCGGCCTGGGTCTCGGCCAGCTCCTGCAGACCCTCACG encodes the following:
- the serS gene encoding serine--tRNA ligase; this encodes MIDPQLLRENPDAVRRSQASRGASVDLVDKAVAADASRRASINEFETLRAEQNLFGKTVAAAPKEEKKELVAQAQELAARVKAAQQAATDAELEFTKLAGSIGNVTIDGVPAGGEDDWVLLREHGTPAQFDFEPRDHAEIGELLDAIDIARGVKVSGSRFYFLKGLGARLEIALMNLGLDTALKHDFTPLITPTLVRPEIMAGTGFLGEHADEVYHLDKDDDLYLTGTSEVALAGYHSDEILDLSDGPLRYAGWSTCYRREAGSAGKDNRGILRVHQFNKLEMFSYVLPEDAETEHERLLSFQESMLQACGLSYRVIDVAAGDLGSSAARKFDVEAWVPTQGTYRELTSTSNCTTYQARRLDIRYRTESGKTAPVATLNGTLATTRWLVAILETHQQADGSVVVPDALRPYLGGLEVLTP
- a CDS encoding diacylglycerol kinase family protein; translated protein: MTNPGKPDAKPIAAVIYNPIKVDAEKLKTAVIDAATAAGWGNTLWFETTEEDTGQGVTGSALRRGASVVLAAGGDGTVRAVAEALRDTGIPLVIVASGTGNLLARNLELPLTDMETAVAAAFTGKDRVIDLGISEITRADGSTEEHAFLVMAGLGLDAKMIKNTSTKLKKAVGWLAYIDGIARSLPELKPVRLTYSLDGKPTRTMSVHTILIGNCGVLPGGLLLMPEAKPDDGILDVAALRPRGPFGWAQVWRKVAWENGVLRKSKVGRKIIDLSADVKDVAYFTTRDMTMTVEHPQEFQLDGDEFGEALTVHVSVDPGALTVRVPAGS
- a CDS encoding endonuclease domain-containing protein, with the protein product MHEPRPLPPAVGGIFTTGEGYQAGATRGRLRSRDLDVSVHGVRRSAIEDATFLDHCRMLLRRAPGHAFLSHSTAALVWGAPLPWTLEADRRIHIGVPAPSARLHSRGVVGHQMHIEPYDVTEWGGVPVTSPARTWFDLASILRLDDLVAVGDYLINRAAPFVDRVELARLLARSEGHRGIRAAREALGLLSERAESRPESRLRVLLVTSGLPAPEINHPLVNTETGRQVRPDFLFRDQMVILEYQGDYHRTRSQWRKDMTRRARLEAQGWKVMELNADDLHDPAELLARIRALFRR
- the pheA gene encoding prephenate dehydratase, which encodes MTMPADETYSYLGPAGTFTEAALKQVPEAVGKPWRAVNNVGEALDDVVSGRSVAAMIAIENSIEGGVSATQDALATIPGLRIIGEYLVPVNFVLVARHGTTLADVKVVNAHPVAYSQTHKWLEANLVGHGHIPSTSNVAAAASLLDGSLADAAVAPPGITDYHDLTVLAEGIGDNPNAVTRFVLVSLVSDATALPRPTGSDKTSIIAELPDDTAGRLLEMLEQFATRGVNMSLLESRPIGDALGRYRFVIDLDGHILDERVADALLGLKRFSPNVIFLGSYPRADKQPITVSPRYGNDSFVDARDWLRGLLSGEPD
- a CDS encoding TetR/AcrR family transcriptional regulator, whose translation is MEKLGKRETLLAEAARLLAERGPDVSTRAICEAAGVTAPTLYHYFGDRAGLLDAVIGQGFGDYLDSKRALESTGDPITDLRRGWDGHTEWGITHPSHYALMFGQVRPGVLPGPAAEARDLLAEKLDAAAAAGLLLMPVAAAAEIILAANVGLTLQLIRQPALDAATLSPLARETVFASVLVLDRDRAADGIGHAAITLQAALAAAPPTNLDPAERALLDSWLGRLAINS
- a CDS encoding SDR family oxidoreductase, with product MSTRVAIVTGGSRGIGRAVAQRLAADGCRVVVAYASNDAEASATVESIAAAGGEAIAVRTDVADEGAVDELFATASDRFGGVDVVVNAAGVMKLSPIADLDLDDFDRMVRTNLRGTVVVSRAAARHVRAGGAILNFSTSITRTSLAAYGAYAATKAAVEALGLILARELAGRDITVNTIAPGPTATELFLTGKDNALIERLAAANPMNRLGKPEDIAEVVSALAGDARWINGQVIFANGGMA
- a CDS encoding nuclear transport factor 2 family protein, which codes for MTELAAPIARMIAATNAGDTEAFLDCFTDDAYLEDWGRGFHGREGLASWNRTDNIGKNAHFETLGVTGDERHQVVTIVVTGGGYNGTGPIEFEVRDDRISRLIIAAE
- the pgm gene encoding phosphoglucomutase (alpha-D-glucose-1,6-bisphosphate-dependent) gives rise to the protein MNDRAGQPAAASDLINVHELVQAYFDRVPDVTIPEQRVVFGTSGHRGSSLDTAFNETHIAAITQAIVEYRASQGITGPLFIGSDTHGLSRPAQTTALEVLGANGVRALVDEFDDYVPTPALSHAIIAYNADPSRASGVSTGSTSSAQADGIVITPSHNPPRDGGFKYNPPHGGPADSDATGWIANRANEIIEAGSVDVKRAEPSQVETYDFRGAYVDDLANIIDMDAIAKAGLRIGADPLGGASVNYWALIAEKYQLDGKDGRSSLTVVNPLVDPAWAFMTLDWDGKIRMDPSSRSAMASVVAQAGDFDILTGNDADADRHGIVTPDGGLMNPNHFLAVAIQYLYTHRPGWRADAAIGKTLVSSSMIDRVAASLGRTLWEVPVGFKWFVPGLVDGSVGFGGEESAGASFLRMDGTAWTTDKDGILLALLASEIRAVTGKSPSQLYAELVEQFGDPAYERIDAAASKEQKARLGKLSGDAITATELAGEAITAKLSHAPGNGAAIGGLKVTTENAWFAARPSGTEDVYKIYAESFLGWDHLRQVQAEAKAIVDAALQG